Below is a window of Ignavibacteria bacterium DNA.
ATCGGTGGGTTTTAATAATTGATAAAAAATATTATCAGGCTGCACGACAACAATCGGCCCTGCACCGCAAAAACCATTGCATCCGGTATTAACAACTTCAACTTCATGTTGTAATTCATTTTTAAGAATTTCCTTTTCAAGAGCATCTCTTACTTCAAAAGAATGATTTGAAACACAACCTGTACCAGTACAAACCATTACTTGAACTCTGTATTTTTTCATTCGCTTACTCCATTATTTTCAGGATTATTGAATTCTTTCACTGCCAACCGATAACACACATTCCTCTACAAATTTTCCTTTCATCACATGTTCTTCAAATATTTTTTTTGCCCGCTCTTCATTAAGATCCGCATACTTAACGGGAGCTTGTCCGAGAAGCTCAAGAGTAGCCATCGGCTCGCGGCTACAAAGTCCCGCACAACCTGAAGTTGTAACAATCACATCCTTTACATCATTCTGTGCAATGAGGTTTAGAAATGTGTTCATAACATTTCGAGCACCCGCAGCTATTCCACAAGTTCCCATGTGGACTGTTATTTTAACTCGCCCAGCACCTTCACGGATATTCATTTTCCGTTTGACATCTTCGGCAATTTTATCAAGGTCTTCGATTTTTAATTTTGCCATAAAAAT
It encodes the following:
- a CDS encoding (2Fe-2S) ferredoxin domain-containing protein, producing MAKLKIEDLDKIAEDVKRKMNIREGAGRVKITVHMGTCGIAAGARNVMNTFLNLIAQNDVKDVIVTTSGCAGLCSREPMATLELLGQAPVKYADLNEERAKKIFEEHVMKGKFVEECVLSVGSERIQ